aattcaattaacctttaaaacaattatcactcacacataatccccatcagcatacacctcacagggggctgtttacctgcacacaaaagaagagttcattatctatgcgaagggaacattagcattcaacaatgaaaagaaacttgtccaattaaccctttgagctcagaatacactgtggtacctccacttgtgacaagccatgcagttccttgtagtcctccctgcatgaagattataactgtctcggcagcatgcatgtgtccgttacaggtACCTACTCTTTTGGTCTAGTAGGACCTCTTCCTGTCGAATGATCCGAATTAGGTCAGGGTACTTCAACACCCTGCTCCCTTGTTGGGTTCGTAACTGGAAAGCAATGGGATCCATGGGCTGGGCTCCCCTTATTACTTGTTGAATCTGGGCTTTATCCACTTCCCTTGGATCTATTCCTTtcaacaaaatctggtgcaggatCTTATCCAGGCGGCCGACGAATTCAGATAgcttttctcctttcttttgaAAACAGTGTTCCAGTTGGTAGTGGAGTTCACTGGTGTTTTCAGTTCTCCCGAACACATTCTGCAGAACATCTAAATAATCCTGGGCAGTGCAATTATCTTTACTGAGCTTGAGATTACGCATAGCTTCTAGTGCTGGTCCTCTGAGACTTTCCATAATCCTCTGTTTCTTATGTTTTTCTGGAACTCCCCACTCTTCTAGAGCCTGGGTGGCATGATCCATCCATTCTTCAAAACCGTCCTCTGAGGATGGCACTGGGTGTCTCCCGGAGAAGGTTCTAAGCTTCCTATATCCTGTCGTCAGGTAATCCGGGGAATCCTTCTTGCACTAAGCTACGATTTCCTCCAGGACAGCACATAACTCTGGGTTGAGGTCCTTTAGTGGCGTGTTGTCAGACCTCCTCCCCTTTTGTCCTATAGCTCCATTGGGTGCCAGCGCACTAGAAGAAGTAGGACTGTCTGGCTCTCCTGTAGGGTGTATCAGTATAAGTTCTATGTTCTCTGTGGTCTTCACACTAGGGTTTTTAAAGCAATTTGGAAGTCCATATTTCCATTCGTATCTGTCACCCAGAACTTCTTATCTGTGGATAAAGTTTTCAGGACTTGGAGTAGTTTCTCTTCAGGCCAAGCTTCTCCCTTGATCTCTATCACGAGGCCAGTCTCCAAGGGAACATTCTCATCTATGCACCACTtggatgcagcagctgcatccATGGCTGATCTTGGCAAGGGTGAGGTACATTATGA
The Rana temporaria chromosome 6, aRanTem1.1, whole genome shotgun sequence DNA segment above includes these coding regions:
- the LOC120944472 gene encoding paraneoplastic antigen Ma1 homolog — translated: MDHATQALEEWGVPEKHKKQRIMESLRGPALEAMRNLKLSKDNCTAQDYLDVLQNVFGRTENTSELHYQLEHCFQKKGEKLSEFVGRLDKILHQILLKGIDPREVDKAQIQQVIRGAQPMDPIAFQLRTQQGSRVLKYPDLIRIIRQEEVLLDQKSRYL